The genomic window GGGCAATGTCTGAACTTTCAAATTTTATAAATGAAACAAACAAGGCTTATGAGGAGTTTGATTACAAAAAGGCAAACGAGCTAATATTTCATTTCTGCTATGAGACACTGAGCGCAGTATATCTGGCAGCTATAAAAGACAGACTTTACTGCGACAAATCTGACAGCAGAACCAGAAGACGCTCGCAGACTGCAATGTACAGTATTGCTGATGCGTTGATCAGATTTTTATCACCGATTTTAGTACATAGCGCTGATGAAGCTTACAGAAGCCTTCACAAAGAAGAGTCCGACACTCAAAACAGCGTTCATCTCTTAACTATGCCAAAGGCCTTAGAGGTACTAGCAGATGAGAATTGGGACAAGGTAATGGAGCTTCGCAGTGAGACTTTAAAAGCGATAGAAGAGGCCAAAGAATCCCAGGGAATCAGCAATCCTCTTGATACTGGTATAAACACAGAAGTTGAAAGTCAGTCTTATGAAGCATTAAAACCTTTTGAACCTGAACTTGCCGATCTTTGTGGTGTGAGCAGATATACAATCAGCAAAGGGGACAAGCTTGGTATATCGGTCCAAGATTTATCAGGCGAACTAAGGTGCGAGCGCTCTTGGAAACGAGACGGCTCAGTTAAAGAACGCTCTGACGGCGGCTTCTTATCAGATAGGGATGCTCAAGCTTTAGGACTAGATTAACAAAAGTAGACTTAGTCTACCCTGGAGGCCAAGTCATCTGACGGCCACCTAACAGATGAATATGAAGGTGATATACTTCTTGGCCGCCTTCTGGGTTAGTATTTGCAACCAGTCTATAACCTGAGTCCGAAATACCAAGTGACTTTGCTACTTCAGAGGCTTTCACCATCATATGTCCAAGGATTTCTTTATCGCCCTCAGTGACCTCAGCCATTGAGGGGATTTCCTTTTTAGGAATGATCAAAACGTGCACTGGAGCCTTGGGGTCAATATCCTTAAAAGCAAGACAAATATCATCCTCGTAGACTATATCAGCAGGTATTTCCTTATCTATAATTTTTTTAAAAATTGTGCTCATACATGCTCCTCCATTTATTCATTTATAATGACAAATTAATATTTCAATCTGTGTTTAATTACATATTCCAGGCCAATCACACAAGGGCTCTGTCGATTGAACTATGTGCATTCCTGCATCTGCAAATTCTTTAAATGCCTGATTTGCATGTTCAGTAAAATCTATTTCACCTGGCACAACAATAGGTGATGTACAATCCTGTAGTATATAAATTTTCTCCGCCAGATTCTCATCATCCGATCTAATCAATTTAAGCAAATCTGATATAGTCCATGCTATACAATGACTCTTTGCCTGACCCGCGATAATTAATGCATCAAAATCCAGTAGTTTTTTATATATATGATCTAGGTTTGTGGATTTCTCAAACAGTGCTTGGTTTCTAGCTCCTAGCGTAGTTCCCTCATGAGTTGTAATAACTTCTGGCCTTAGTACTGAATAATGCTCGGTAAGAGGGTGATCACCTTTAACATATATAAACGGCTGTGATGATCTTGCGATAGAATGAAAAAATACCGCCTCTTCAATAGAGGAAACGAGAGCATGGCCAATGCCGCCAAGCATAGCATGATAAGGCCAAATTGTAAGCTCATATTTTCCAGATTTCTCAAGCTCTTGTGTATAGTGAAGTAGATGTTTCTCGATGTAATTAGGATCAGACTGTAAGTTTTGCACTAAATCTTGATTAAAGCGCCATCTCTTATTTTTAATATCGTCAGAAGTTATCTGCGTATAGGGCTTTGGATGGTCTCCTTTCTCATCTAGAAAAAAGATGCCGTGAAATATGTGCATTGCCTGGTGTGTATCCATAGTAGGGAAAATCTGAGTAATATTATGAAGGTTTCTATATATAAACTCAGATAGCCGGATATTGTCATCAACAGCAGCCAGCCCCGAACTACCGCCAACGAAGAGCTCAAAACCTGGTATACAAAATGTATTCTGCACATCCACTAATACAAGACATATTCTAGGTTCATCTTGTGATACAGGGCTTAATTTATGTTCTTGAGCCCAATTGCCAGCCATAATAGCAATATTTTCATATTCTACTCGCCAAACCTCTTTAACCTTGTCTGAATTGTAATGAGGAGGAATTTTAAGCTCTTTGTTATTCATATAGCCGCCCAAAGGTTTATATCACTAAAATTGACATTATTCTTCTAAATTGTGATACTCACGATATTAACTTTAAACTGATACAAACATATTATGCAACTAAAGCGCCCGATTAAAGCCCATATATTTATCACATGCCTCGTCGATACCTTTTTTCCAAAAGTAGGTGAGAGCATGGTTTCAGTTTTGCAGGAACTTGGAGTCGAAGTTGATTTTATACAGGAGCAAACATGCTGCGGACAACCCGCATATAATAGCGGTTATCAACAAGATGCTAAACAGGTGGCCGAGAGATTCATTTTGTTGTTTGAAAATGTTCTATCAAGTAGTGAAAATGAGGAAATATACATAGTTTGCCCATCTGGATCGTGCAGTTCTATGGTTAAAGTATTTTATAAAGATTTGTTCAAGAACTCCCCTTTATTATTAGAAAAAATAGAGCTGATTGCCGCACGAACCTATGAGTTCTCTGATTTTTTAGTAAATGTACTAAATGTGCGTGAGGTTGGGGCTAAATTTGACGGGATCGTGACTTATCACGACTCATGTCACCTGCTTAGGGAACTCAGAGTAGAAAACGCACCAAGAGAGCTTATTAAAAAGGTAGAAGGTATTGATTTTAAAGAAATGGATATGCATGACGCATGCTGCGGCTTCGGAGGCACATTTTCTATAAAATTCCCTAAGGTTTCTGTATCCATGCTCGATGAGAAGATTGATTGTATATTAAATAGTGGCGCAGATACAGTTGTTTCGGCAGATATGGGCTGTTTAATGAACATCGGCGGAGCACTTAGCAGACGCAATTTGCCGATCAAAGTAATGCATTTGGCCGAGCTTCTTACAAAAAGAGGATAAATATGGCATATGAACAAGTAAGATTCGAAATAGATTCTGAGAAGGCCATACAAAATAAAGGGCTCAAAAAGGCTCTAGTGAATGTTACAAACCGCTTTCGTTCAGCTAGAAATAATGCGAGTCATGATGTTTCAAATTGGGAAGAACTCAGGTCAGCCGCTCGAGAAGTTAAAAAAGAGACCATCTCAAATTTAGACAAATATCTTCTAATGCTTGAGGATAGTGTTAAAAGCAAAGGCGGAAGGGTCCATTGGGCTAAGGATTCTAAGGACGCCTCTGAAATCATTATCAAAATAGCTGAGGATAGCAATGTTAAGTCAGTAGTAAAAAGCAAATCCATGGCTACCGAAGAAATAGAATTAAATGACAAATTCAATGAGGCGGGAATTAAAGTAGTTGAAACTGATCTGGGTGAGTATATCATTCAGCTGGCTGGTGAGCATCCATCTCACATAATAGCGCCTGCAATTCATAAAACTAAAGATGATATCTCTAGACTATTCTCAGACACATTCGATATTCCGTACTATGATAAGCCGGAGGACCTGACAAAATTTGCAAGAGAAAAATTAAGGAACGAATTTTTAAATGCTGATATGGGAGTTTCGGGAGCAAACTTCGCTGTGGCCGAGACAGGAACAATAGTAGTTGTAGAAAATGAGGGAAATGCCCGTATGACTACTACGGTTCCAAGAATACATGTAGCACTTGTGGGAATTGAAAAGCTAATTCCAAGATATGAAGATCTTTCACTATTTCTCACCGTTTTGGCTAGAAGCGCAACGGGGCAAAAGTCCTCAACATATGTATCATTCATCACAGGTCCAAAGAGACAATCTGATATTGATGGACCTGAGGAATTTCATCTCGTTTTACTGGACAACGGCCGATCTAATATTCTTGCATCAGATGAAACGAGAGAGTCTCTGTACTGTATAAGATGCGGCGCTTGCCTAAACAACTGTCCTGTGTACAGACAGGTTGGGGGCCACTCATACGGCTGGGCATACTCAGGACCTATAGGAGCAATAATCAACCCCCAGCTACTTGGACTAGACAAGGCATCAGAGCTTCCCTTTGCCTCTTCACTTTGCGGTGCGTGTCATGATGTTTGTCCAGTAAAAATTGATTTCCCAAAAGTACTTTTAGAGCTCAGAAAAAATGTTGTTGAATCAAAAAGCAAAAGCACTAGGTTAGGGGAGGCATTCTTAGAGAAGACAGGAATCAAGCTTTGGAGATTTGCAATGATGAATGAGAGAATATATAAAACTACAAATAAATTAGGCTACTATCTCCAAAAGCCATTTAGGAGTGGTGATGATAAATTAAATTCCTTGCCTTACCCATTTTCGAGATGGACTGAGCAAAGGGATTTCCCAGCAGTTGCAAAAAAAACATTTAGAGAAAGTTGGGCAGATATCAAGCAGGGTATAGGGTAGGGGACTAAACGAGAATGAGTACTTCTAGAGAAGAAATACTGCATAGAATAAGGCAAGGACTTTCAGGAGTAGATGTAACAATTCCGGAACATAAGGATCTTATATCTAAGGCTCAAAAAGTTAATGAGTTAATTTTGGATTCGAAAGATCAACTAGCATCTGAATTTATATCTGAGCTTGAGAAAGTAAATACAAATTTACTGTCTGCCGGCAAAGAATCTGAGATATTTCCTGCAATTTTAAAATTTGCCAAAGATAGGGGAATAAAATCCTTCTCAATTTGGGAATCTCAATATCTAAAAGAGATGAATCTCAAAAAACAACTTAAAGATGAAGGACTTAAACTGATTACAGCTAAGAACAAAAATAACATAGCAAGATGCGATATTGGTATAACAGAAGCGGACTATGCAATAGCCGACACAGGAACCTTAGTGCTCATTGCAAACAAAAACCAGCCAAGAAGCGTATCACTGATACCGCCTATCCATTTGGCTATTGTAAGACCAGAGAATCTAGTGAGAAACATCCAGGACCTGTTTGTAATATTAAAAAGCAAGCTGCAAGAGGATGAGGATCTTACCAGTAATATGACTTTTATCACCGGCCCAAGCCGCACGGCAGATATTGAACTTAACTTAACTCTTGGAGTACATGGACCAAAGGAGTTGTATGTGGTTATTTGAGATTTTATTGTTGGAAGAGACCACAGCTTGCATTGCCTAAGTTTACTCCATTTTCTATCACAGTCGCCGTAAAACCATTTTCTTCGTCATAATTCAGGTCGGTAAAAATAATATCGTCGCTGCACTCCACTGTCTCACAATCTATTTCAGTACAAAAAAGTACTGTGCCAATCGGAACAAAAACTGGAGGAGCTGTATCGCAACTCATACCGAAACAACTATTAGCTATAAACTCTCCCAAGCACTCAGACTCTCTAAAACCTTCAAATAAACAATCTGATGGTAAACCTGGAACACAATTCACACACTCATTACTACACCCACCATAATTGAGTAGTAGCAGAATTGGTATAAGCAGATACACAAAACTCTTTGCGCTTATTAACATATTAATTAAATGCTGCATGATATAGAAAGACAAAGCAAGTAGATTTCCTTGATTTGATATTTAGGAGATCCACTCGCGGGCGGTGAATTCCTGGCCGTTAATTTCTTTGGATTCCTCAGAGGCAAGGTAGACAAAAACTGGCGAGATATCGAGCGGGGTAGGGATGGTGTTTGGATCTTCATCTGGGTAGGCTCCGGCCCTCATATCAGTACGTGTACCACCGGGGTTAACTGAGTTCACTCTGATATTAGTTTCTGATAGCTCGTCAGCTAAAACTTGAGTCAGCGCTTCAACCCCGAATTTAGAAGCGGCGTAGGCTCCCCATTCTTTTTTCCCTTTTCGTCCGACGCTTGAGCTTACATTAATAATGGATGCACTGTCAGATTTAAGAAGAAGCGGGAGTAGGGCTTTGGTTACAAAAAACTGGGCGTTTAGGTTAATATGAACAACTTCTTCCCACACGTCCTCAGGGTATTCTATAATTGGCGAGCGGACTCCTAATATACTGGCATTATTGACTAATACGTCAAGCGCACCCCACCTGGATTCTATATCGAGCGCAAGTCGTTTTATATCATCCGCATCAGTAATATCACATAGCGCGTAGCGAATCTCGCCAATCATGCGAAGCTCTTGTTGCGTGGAGATAAGGTCATCTTCACTTCGCCCGCAAATAAGCACCTGAGCGCCTTCTTTAAGATAAGCCTCAGCTATTCCTTTACCGATACCTTTTCCGCCTCCTGTTATAAGAGCTGTTTTATGGGCTAATTTCATAGTGGGTTTCAAGTTTACCAGATTCGCATAATTTTACAGCGCAAATATCACTAAAAGTTCATCAACAAAACACGAGAAGTGCACCAATGGAAAAAGGTAAAGTGTATATATTATCTATACCATATACAATATATATAAATTAGAATTTAGTCAGACACAACTATAACATCGGTAAACCAGACTCTAAAATCACTATCAGGGTCTTGGCGGTTTAGTGATATTGTAATCGAGCCAAGCTCCATGTTGTCTTCCCATGTAGAAACACGGGTAGGGGCATCAGAGCCGCCTTTGCGGTAGACCCATTTTGTGATCATAGAATTATCGTCAAGATAAAGATCGTATATATCGCCCGGAGTGTAGCCTCCAGTCTCTGGATAAATTACACTGATTTTAGTGCTGGAGCCGCTTCCTAACGGCAAATCCAGTTTTTGGTCCTCAACTTCGATTCTGATACCGTCATCCCATACAAGATGAAATGGAAATATGAGCCAGTACTGATCATTTATGAACTTTGCGTCTATATCTTTAATTTCCTCTGATGCAGAAGAAAGATCGTTTTGGTTGTAAGTAACAGT from Thermodesulfobacteriota bacterium includes these protein-coding regions:
- a CDS encoding histidine triad nucleotide-binding protein; this translates as MSTIFKKIIDKEIPADIVYEDDICLAFKDIDPKAPVHVLIIPKKEIPSMAEVTEGDKEILGHMMVKASEVAKSLGISDSGYRLVANTNPEGGQEVYHLHIHLLGGRQMTWPPG
- a CDS encoding isochorismatase, translated to MNNKELKIPPHYNSDKVKEVWRVEYENIAIMAGNWAQEHKLSPVSQDEPRICLVLVDVQNTFCIPGFELFVGGSSGLAAVDDNIRLSEFIYRNLHNITQIFPTMDTHQAMHIFHGIFFLDEKGDHPKPYTQITSDDIKNKRWRFNQDLVQNLQSDPNYIEKHLLHYTQELEKSGKYELTIWPYHAMLGGIGHALVSSIEEAVFFHSIARSSQPFIYVKGDHPLTEHYSVLRPEVITTHEGTTLGARNQALFEKSTNLDHIYKKLLDFDALIIAGQAKSHCIAWTISDLLKLIRSDDENLAEKIYILQDCTSPIVVPGEIDFTEHANQAFKEFADAGMHIVQSTEPLCDWPGICN
- a CDS encoding LutB/LldF family L-lactate oxidation iron-sulfur protein; this encodes MAYEQVRFEIDSEKAIQNKGLKKALVNVTNRFRSARNNASHDVSNWEELRSAAREVKKETISNLDKYLLMLEDSVKSKGGRVHWAKDSKDASEIIIKIAEDSNVKSVVKSKSMATEEIELNDKFNEAGIKVVETDLGEYIIQLAGEHPSHIIAPAIHKTKDDISRLFSDTFDIPYYDKPEDLTKFAREKLRNEFLNADMGVSGANFAVAETGTIVVVENEGNARMTTTVPRIHVALVGIEKLIPRYEDLSLFLTVLARSATGQKSSTYVSFITGPKRQSDIDGPEEFHLVLLDNGRSNILASDETRESLYCIRCGACLNNCPVYRQVGGHSYGWAYSGPIGAIINPQLLGLDKASELPFASSLCGACHDVCPVKIDFPKVLLELRKNVVESKSKSTRLGEAFLEKTGIKLWRFAMMNERIYKTTNKLGYYLQKPFRSGDDKLNSLPYPFSRWTEQRDFPAVAKKTFRESWADIKQGIG
- a CDS encoding SDR family NAD(P)-dependent oxidoreductase, translated to MKLAHKTALITGGGKGIGKGIAEAYLKEGAQVLICGRSEDDLISTQQELRMIGEIRYALCDITDADDIKRLALDIESRWGALDVLVNNASILGVRSPIIEYPEDVWEEVVHINLNAQFFVTKALLPLLLKSDSASIINVSSSVGRKGKKEWGAYAASKFGVEALTQVLADELSETNIRVNSVNPGGTRTDMRAGAYPDEDPNTIPTPLDISPVFVYLASEESKEINGQEFTAREWIS
- a CDS encoding class I tRNA ligase family protein — protein: EGYDPAADELAPDWAKKDGALNNIKLGMDIFDVWFESGSSWHSVLEQRNIGYPADLYLEGSDQHRGWFQLSLLPALGVTGVPPFKALLTHGFMVDAQGRKMSKSGGNALEVEELLKTNGADICRWWVSSLKYTNDIKVDLEFFKVAGDEYRKVRNTIRFLLGNINDFDPNKDAVEFSADDKYSLDSWAMSELSNFINETNKAYEEFDYKKANELIFHFCYETLSAVYLAAIKDRLYCDKSDSRTRRRSQTAMYSIADALIRFLSPILVHSADEAYRSLHKEESDTQNSVHLLTMPKALEVLADENWDKVMELRSETLKAIEEAKESQGISNPLDTGINTEVESQSYEALKPFEPELADLCGVSRYTISKGDKLGISVQDLSGELRCERSWKRDGSVKERSDGGFLSDRDAQALGLD
- a CDS encoding lactate utilization protein yields the protein MSTSREEILHRIRQGLSGVDVTIPEHKDLISKAQKVNELILDSKDQLASEFISELEKVNTNLLSAGKESEIFPAILKFAKDRGIKSFSIWESQYLKEMNLKKQLKDEGLKLITAKNKNNIARCDIGITEADYAIADTGTLVLIANKNQPRSVSLIPPIHLAIVRPENLVRNIQDLFVILKSKLQEDEDLTSNMTFITGPSRTADIELNLTLGVHGPKELYVVI
- a CDS encoding (Fe-S)-binding protein; its protein translation is MQLKRPIKAHIFITCLVDTFFPKVGESMVSVLQELGVEVDFIQEQTCCGQPAYNSGYQQDAKQVAERFILLFENVLSSSENEEIYIVCPSGSCSSMVKVFYKDLFKNSPLLLEKIELIAARTYEFSDFLVNVLNVREVGAKFDGIVTYHDSCHLLRELRVENAPRELIKKVEGIDFKEMDMHDACCGFGGTFSIKFPKVSVSMLDEKIDCILNSGADTVVSADMGCLMNIGGALSRRNLPIKVMHLAELLTKRG